Genomic segment of Ralstonia pickettii:
ATCACCACGCCAAGGCGTGCTTGGGCAGCGCCGTTGGCGCGCACATACAGCACGAAGTGACGACTACGCCGGACCGGCCGCAAAGCAAAAACGGATGAAAACTCATCCGTTTTTGTCAGCCTCGCGGCCTTGGGGTAGGCGTGCAGGCCCATCGCCAGCGTGCCGCAGAGCCATGAGCAACGGCCGAAGCCGCCGCCCTTGGCGCGGTCGTCTTTAGATGGCCAGGCGCTTACGGCCCTTGGCGCGGCGTGCGTTCAGCACAGCACGGCCACCGCGGGTCTTCATGCGGACACGGAAACCGTGGGTGCGCTTGCGACGGGTAACGGAAGGTTGATAGGTACGCTTCATGATGCACTCTCTTGTTAATGGGTGGTGCGGACATTGCCGCACGCGCCGGGCCTAGGGCTACCGCCGCGGCCTGGTGTCGATTCAGTCAGAGAAATCGCCCACGCAGACTGCCGTGCG
This window contains:
- the rpmH gene encoding 50S ribosomal protein L34 is translated as MKRTYQPSVTRRKRTHGFRVRMKTRGGRAVLNARRAKGRKRLAI